Proteins from a genomic interval of Zingiber officinale cultivar Zhangliang chromosome 1B, Zo_v1.1, whole genome shotgun sequence:
- the LOC122042600 gene encoding ABC transporter B family member 20-like has product MEHLHEICKCLKTLVDFLLCHCDSLPKHDPKPWDPPFDSSQPKLDPPLAVAVAVFLFYLLLLSRLATTMSRRKKIREPKVENVTIGPTIREGEQHVIDLSGMETLVRITASIMNMFDGNKIGFLVVVLNAIRLDFGWNKLLVYAISYIRTLYAFTNDTLAKYSNATSLQATLRFLISNGKANGGEIITALFVVILSSLGLNQAAINFYSFEQGRIAAYRLFEMISSSNSSLNQDGKILILSGFYQNVPARKTVAFVGRNDSRKSNIIPLIECFYDLTLGEVLLDGENIKHLKLECLSIKDNIAYGRSATSDQIEEAAKTVHAHDFITSLEMGYETQVDRTGLTLTEEKKIKISIARAVLSNPSILLLDEVTSGLDFEAEKIVQEALDILMICYIYKKVKRSISETTLERMSNLLGSLPIISQNEELKELQNVVTNFDGYQPVGYCRNNAGSACPTNIAQIPKKCLCFN; this is encoded by the exons ATGGAGCACTTGCACGAGATATGCAAGTGCCTCAAAACCCTAGTCGACTTCCTCCTCTGCCATTGCGACAGCCTTCCGAAGCACGACCCCAAGCCATGGGATCCTCCCTTCGACTCGTCGCAGCCGAAGCTCGATCCGCctctcgccgtcgccgtcgccgtctTCCTCTTTTATTTGCTACTACTCTCTCGTCTCGCTACCACCATG TCGAGAAGAAAGAAGATTAGGGAGCCCAAGGTGGAGAATGTGACGATTGGGCCAACTATACGGGAGGGGGAACAA CATGTTATAGATTTGTCTGGGATGGAAACACTTGTTCGTATTACAG CAAGCATCATGAACatgtttgatggtaataaaataggcTTTTTAGTGGTTGTACTTAATGctattagacttgattttggttgGAACAAGTTGCTTGTTTAC GCGATTTCATACATTAGAACATTGTATGCCTTTACAAATGATACTCTTGCTAAGTATTCTAATGCAACCTCACTTCAAGCTACACTAAG GTTCCTAATTTCGAATGGAAAGGCTAATGGTGGAGAAATTATTACAGCTTTGTTTGTTGTAATTTTGAGCAGCCT TGGACTTAATCAAGCGGCGATCAATTTCTATTCATTTGAGCAAGGGAGAATTGCTGCTTACAGACTTTTTGAGATGATAAGCAGTTcaaattcttctcttaatcaggATGGAA AAATTCTCATACTGAGTGGCTTTTACCAAAATGTACCTGCTAGAAAAACTGTGGCCTTTGTTGGTAGGAATGATTCTAGAAAAAGTAATATAATTCCTCTTATCGAGTGTTTCTATGATCTTACCTTAG GTGAAGTTCTATTGGATGGGGAGAATATAAAACATCTGAAGTTGGAATG TTTGAGCATCAAGGATAATATAGCTTATGGAAGATCTGCTACATCTGATCAAATTGAAGAAGCTGCTAAAACAGTTCATGCACATGATTTCATAACTTCTCTTGAAATGGGATACGAAACTCAG GTTGATAGGACTGGTTTAACATTGactgaagaaaagaaaataaaaatctcaataGCTCGTGCGGTGCTTTCAAATCCTTCTATTCTTCTATTGGATGAGGTCACAAGTGGACTTGATTTTGAGGCCGAAAAGATTGTTCAAGAGGCTCTGGATATTCTCAT GATTTGTTACATTTACAAAAAGGTTAAAAGATCAATATCTGAGACAACACTTGAGCGAATGTCTAATTTACTTGGATCGCTTCCAATCATTTCTCAGAATGAGGAACTAAAAG AACTGCAAAATGTTGTTACTAATTTTGATGGCTATCAACCAGTTGGTTATTGCAGGAACAATGC tGGATCAGCATGCCCAACTAATATTGCCCAAATTCCGAAGAAATGCCTCTGTTTCAACTGA